AGCCCGGAGCCCATCTTCCCCCCTTCCATGCCCCTTGCTCCCACCCTCTCGCCCCACAGGCAACCACAGAGACACAGGAGCACACAGAGTCATCCagaaaatgtggggtttttattgACTCTTACAGACACATCTGCCTCCAGAGGGTTTAGTGGTACTTGTAGGCCAGAGCGTGGGCCACCACGCCGACCAGCTTCTGCCACGTGGCCTGGCAGGCAGGGGTGAAGTCCTTGGTGAAGTGTGCGGCCAGCACAATGATGAGGATGTCTCCcaggagctggagaggagaaggaaggaaatcagGTCAGCATGGTGCTGAGCACCCTTTCACCCTGCACAGGACCCAGGGACCAGGGGCTGGAGGGAACCCAGCTCTCTGCTGGGTCCTGGAGGCTGCGACCCAGGGAAGCTCTTTTAGCTGAATTCTCTGTGCAGGAAAATAGTCCTGTGCTGACCATATCCAGCAGTGTCCAcctgctctgtctctgcttcttCTCACACCTGCTTTTTCCAGCCTCTAGACTTTGTTTCcagacattttctgtcttttttcttccttttttttttttccccctgctgtGAAACCCCATGCCTACTTGAGCAGAGGGTTAGGGTCAGTGGGAGGTCTACCTGCTACATCCCCGAAGACAGGCTTAAACATAGACTGAACAGAGGCCATCAGCCACATTCAGCCCTCTCaatcccttccagcctgaactGCTCCCTCTCTTCACCCACAGTGACTTCTCACCCTCTCGCACCCTGATCTCTTTTGCTTCattcccctcctgctcccctccctcaTTTGCTGACCTTGTCCCCAGGCTCAGACCTGTCCTCTCTGTCTCTAATCCCAGTCTGCATCTCTTCCCATCAGCTACCAGCCCCTGACCATCCCACGCTTGCTTTTGCCTCTCCTCCCATGTCTGCCAGCCTTGGAAAACGGGGAGACGAAGTGGTCCCCATCCTGGGGGCCAGGAGGTGCCACGGAGAGGCTGCCCGTGGCACCGACACAGTGGGACTTCCCTCCATGCTCTCCACCCTCAGCCCCACTCGGCCTCCCGGCACCCTTCTCCCGCTTTTCTCAAGCCATGCCTGCACGAGCCTCCAGGCTTTCCGAGCATCTCCCTATATTTGTCCCCAAACCCCTCACAGCCTGGAGCCTGGCATTTCCCTGGCACTATCAAATGCCCaaccttcccctctctcccaaTCTCCATCCAAGCCAGCCCCTTTCTGTTTGATAACTAAAATGTAAGTTATTTATGCTTGTTTGAAACCCTCCAGGCACTGAGATAGTCTGCAGGACGGAGGGAGAGAGGGTCAAGCCCCAAGCACAGCTCACCCTGAAGTTCTCGGGGTCCACGTGCAGCTTCTCGCAGTGCAGCTCGGACAGCTTGGCGTAGATCGCCTTGAGGCTTTCCAGGTTCTTGACGGCTTCCCCGAAGGAGGTGAGCACTTTCTTGCCGTGGGCACGGACCTTGGGGTTGCCGATGATGGCAGTGGGGCTGGAGAGGTTCCCGAAGTTATCAAAGAACCTCTGGGTCCAGGGGTAGACGATCAGCAGCCTGGGGAGAGACGGAGGGACAATAGCAGACACACGGACACATTAATGCTCCCAAATGCAATTGCCACAGTTTCTCTGTCCAGGGTGCAGCTGAGCAGATGCCCGGGAGCTGGACCTACCTGGCCAGGGCCTCGGCACCGCATTCCTCCACGTTGACCTTGCTCCAGACGCTGGCAATGAGCTGCTTCTCTTCGGCTGACCAGTGCACCATGGCGGCAGGCGGCTTtgctcagagctgcaggaggacgCAGACCCCGTAGCTGAGCTGCAGACCCCACGGAGGCTTTTATCCACTGCCGGCAGCTCCTCCCCGTCCTGCGCTGCGGGGTCATTGGCTGGGGCCGGGGTGGGGGTCCCCAGCAGTGGTGGGTCGGTCTGTCCATGGAGTGGTCAATCTGCAGTGAGGTGTGGTCTTCAAGGAAAAAGCCCTGTGACTTGCTTAACAGGCAGGTTCAGGACACAATACCCTCTtatctccctctccttcccccccccgccccatgaCTGCCTGCTCACCACAGGCATACACATGCCACCCCAtgccctgcagc
Above is a genomic segment from Gymnogyps californianus isolate 813 chromosome 1, ASM1813914v2, whole genome shotgun sequence containing:
- the LOC127024754 gene encoding hemoglobin subunit rho — protein: MVHWSAEEKQLIASVWSKVNVEECGAEALARLLIVYPWTQRFFDNFGNLSSPTAIIGNPKVRAHGKKVLTSFGEAVKNLESLKAIYAKLSELHCEKLHVDPENFRLLGDILIIVLAAHFTKDFTPACQATWQKLVGVVAHALAYKYH